From Stenotrophomonas maltophilia, a single genomic window includes:
- a CDS encoding transglycosylase SLT domain-containing protein, with amino-acid sequence MPVPVLISRGWPLLALAGLVSLAPDAHAQRVSARDKVKVDALQQRMTAAEKRYSDALLLVANADPKGSNEADAALEDMEDVLNDCVKQKGCQMGTLLASYKRLLKHDADAAASDDVADEGGDRLEADPDHIGPLTADVPEAARAAALLNDKRHAFDTMVEYNPAVQAGIRRWLTDMRPALLTSYENYQNLRAVMWPEWEKRGLPEALLFGIMAKESNGRVHASSRAGAAGLMQFMPATGRRFGLGPDGTGFDTRFDARSAAEASASYLNERLRELNNNVEMSVAAYNGGEGRAARVFKQSAGQSFWTDSVYNQFPGETKDYVPMVIAAAWIFLHPQQYGVEFPKISAQPATLRLAKSTTIYELTICLGSHGTRDGYMRALRNLNPRYEADGWIPAGTLINATTRIAGLYQRNCVSGPRADLARTLITADLNAAIKRPTAASYTGSVAVGGVVPVADAAASTSVPTTPVAAVATPRPAPARAKPVRSHKVGKGETLGAIAAKFQCDVPTLARANGLKAPAYSLRHGQTLKLQGCDK; translated from the coding sequence CCCGGGACAAGGTGAAGGTCGATGCGCTGCAGCAGCGCATGACAGCCGCCGAGAAGCGCTACAGCGACGCCCTGCTGCTGGTCGCCAATGCCGACCCCAAGGGCAGCAACGAGGCCGACGCCGCGCTGGAGGACATGGAAGATGTCCTCAACGACTGCGTGAAGCAGAAGGGCTGCCAGATGGGCACGCTGCTGGCCAGCTACAAGCGCCTGCTCAAGCATGACGCCGATGCGGCGGCCAGCGATGACGTGGCCGATGAGGGCGGCGACCGCCTGGAAGCCGACCCCGACCATATCGGTCCGCTCACCGCAGACGTACCCGAGGCGGCCCGCGCCGCCGCACTGCTGAACGACAAGCGGCACGCCTTCGACACGATGGTCGAGTACAACCCGGCGGTGCAGGCCGGCATCCGCCGCTGGCTGACCGACATGCGCCCGGCGCTGCTGACCAGTTACGAGAACTACCAGAACCTGCGCGCGGTGATGTGGCCGGAGTGGGAAAAGCGTGGGCTGCCCGAGGCGCTGCTGTTCGGCATCATGGCCAAGGAATCCAACGGCCGCGTGCATGCCTCCTCGCGCGCGGGTGCCGCCGGCCTGATGCAGTTCATGCCGGCCACCGGCCGCCGCTTCGGGCTGGGCCCGGACGGCACCGGTTTCGACACGCGCTTCGATGCGCGCAGCGCTGCCGAAGCCAGTGCCAGTTACCTCAACGAGCGCCTGCGCGAGCTCAACAACAACGTGGAAATGTCGGTGGCCGCCTATAACGGTGGCGAAGGCCGCGCCGCGCGGGTGTTCAAGCAGAGCGCTGGCCAGAGCTTCTGGACCGACAGCGTCTACAACCAGTTCCCGGGCGAGACCAAGGACTATGTGCCGATGGTGATCGCCGCGGCCTGGATCTTCCTGCACCCGCAGCAGTACGGCGTGGAGTTCCCGAAGATCAGTGCGCAGCCGGCCACGCTGCGCCTGGCCAAGTCCACCACCATCTACGAGTTGACCATCTGCCTGGGCAGCCACGGCACCCGCGATGGCTACATGCGCGCGCTGCGCAACCTCAATCCGCGCTATGAAGCCGATGGCTGGATTCCGGCCGGCACGCTGATCAACGCCACCACCCGCATCGCCGGCCTGTACCAGCGCAACTGCGTCAGTGGCCCGCGCGCGGACCTGGCCCGCACCCTGATCACCGCCGACCTGAACGCGGCGATCAAGCGCCCGACCGCGGCCAGCTATACCGGCAGCGTGGCGGTGGGCGGCGTGGTGCCGGTGGCCGACGCCGCAGCCTCGACCAGCGTGCCGACGACCCCGGTGGCGGCGGTGGCGACCCCGCGCCCGGCGCCCGCCCGGGCAAAGCCGGTGCGCAGCCACAAGGTGGGCAAGGGCGAGACCCTGGGCGCCATCGCGGCGAAGTTCCAGTGCGACGTGCCGACCCTGGCCCGCGCCAACGGCCTGAAAGCCCCCGCCTACAGCCTGCGCCACGGCCAGACGCTGAAGCTGCAGGGCTGCGACAAGTAA